CAGGGAGATCGCCGCTTCGACCTCACGGTACGTTATCCGGCACAATACCGGACCGATCCACAGGCAATTCAGTCCATCCTGGTGCCAACAGCAGATGGCGGACGGGTTCCACTCGGACAGATCGCGGACGTTGGCCTGAAAGATGGAGCCTTCATGATCTACCGGGAAAATGGGCGGCGCTATATTCCGATAAAGTTCAGCGTGCGTGGACGGGACCTGGCCACTACAATGCAGGATCTGCAACAGCAATTGTTGCAAAAGGTAAAGCTTCCCGCGGGATTCAATTACACATGGGCTGGCGAATTCGACAGTCTTCGTAAAGAGCAGCACCGGCTATCTCTCGTTATTCCGGTCAGTCTCCTCGTGATCTTTGTCCTGCTCTACATCCAGTTCCGTTCATGGATTGACGCTTTGATTGTGCTTGGCACCCTTCCCTTCGGAGCGATAGGTGGCGTGCTGGCACTGTTTATTACACGCACTCCCTTCAGTATTTCTGCTGCGGTTGGATTTACTTCGCTGATCGGAGTTGCCACTCTTGGAGCGGTTGTCTTCCTGGAAGGAATTCGCCGTGCGCAGCGCGAAGAGGGCACTGAAGCGGGCATTGAGCAGGGATGCCTCGACGAAATGCGCCCCGTTGTGATGGCATGTATGGCCGCAGGACTGGGACTATTGCCCGCTGCGCTATCGAATGGTGTAGGAGCACAGGCACAGCAACCGCTTGCCCGTGTCGTAGTCGGCGGAATGATCACAACGTTGCTTGCAATTCTGTTCGTAATGCCCTTACTAGTAAAGAAATTTACCCGCAAGGACGTGCCAGCGGAAACAGTCGAGACGGCGAACCAGTAGCTGATTCGCCGCTCGTTGCGCACCACTCCAACCCTATTATTCTTCCCGCAGAACCTCCAGCGGCTTCTGCCCAAGAATATGGATGCTGGCGATCCACCCAGTTCCAACGGCGAGAATGGCGGTCAGCAAGACCGCCACGACGCCGGAACGCAGATCGAAGCGGTAGATCACGTCGAGTCTGTGAAGGAGAATACGCGACAGGAGATTTGCGAAAATAGCGCCGACAACTCCAGCCAGCAGTCCCAGGACGAGAAACTCCGTGCTGAATACTTTGATGATGTAGCCACGTCTTGCTCCCAGCGTCTTAAGAACGACCACCTCGCGAATCCGCCGAAAGCGCGTGCTGGCAACACTGGAGGCAAGGATAATCACACCGGAGAGCATCGAGAAACCAGCAAGGAATCTGATGACCCCGTTGATCTGTCCCACAAAGCCTTGGATGGTATCGAGCACATCGGCGATATTGATGACGGTAATCGTCGGATATGCGGCAAATAGAGCACGCTGCATCGCCGGTACCTGCGATCCGTCTACGTGCACGGCTCCGTACCAGACTACGGGCAATCCGCTAAGATCCGTGGGCTGGAAAATGAATTCGCTTCTTCCGTAGACATGCTGGCCGTCGCTCTTGAAGATGGCTCCCACCTGAAGAGGCAGCATCCGCTCGCCGCTAACCAATGTAAGATGCGATCCAACTTTGAGATGCAGACGCTGCGCAATGCGTTCGCTCACCGCAAGCGAAGCGGAAGACTCACGGTTCCACCACTTTCCGGAGAGCACTTTCACACCCGCGGGCTGTTGATCGGCCCAGGTCAACGCCACGGACTGAAGCAGTCGCTTCGGGAAGTTTGCAAGCTTTAGCTGATCGATTGGCACCCCATCCACCGTTGCAATCCTGCCTGAAACAACCGGCAGTGTCTCTAATTGGCCGCGAACGCCAGGCTGCCTTGTCAGCAAACTGCGAACGCCATCCAATTCCTGCGTGCTGATATCGATTAAAAATACATTTGGCGTAGTGGGAGAAGCGGAGACCTTCATCTCCCGCACAACAGACTTCTGCATTAAAAATACGGTGAGAATCAGCATGACGCCCGTTCCTAAGGCAGCCAGCACCGCTGCTGACTGGTTGCCTGGGCGGTACAGGTTCGCGAGTCCATGCCGCAGCGCAGCAGGTAATTGCAACCGCGTCCGTGACAATACGATTCGCAAAACCCGCAAGGTAATCGACGCGAGGGTCAAGAGGACAACGAGCGCCGCAGCCAGCCCGATCGCAAACCACTTTCCGATAACAAAGGAGTCAGACAGCGCTGAGGCTATCCCCCCGAGTCCCAGCAACACCAAAGCTGTGGCAATCCACTGCAACCGGCTATTCTTGACACGCTGCCAGAGAGTTGGCCTTCCCTCGCTGCCGCCGTCAACTGCACGCCGCAGGACCAGGCTCGGACGAACGTTACGGATATCGAGCAGCGGAGGTAGACAGAACAGGAGGGTAGTAAGAATACCCGTGCCAAGTGCAGCAAGGACGGAGCGCATGGGAAGGTGAAACGCTGGCCGCATCGGCAGGAGTTTGCCCAGTACTGCAGGAAAGATCCACTCAACTCCCATTCCTGCAAGCACGCCAAGGAGTCCACCGGCGATACCCAACAATAATGTCTGAAACAAGTAAATTCGCAGGATGTCGGACGATCGTGCGCCCAGTGACTTCATAATCGCGAGGATATCGATTCGCTGTTGCAGGTGTGCGCGCATTGCCATCGCAACGCCAATCGCACCAAGCACCATGGCTACCAGGCAAATAAGACTCAATAGCGCAGTGGCGCGTTCGAGTCCCTGGGTTAAAGCGGGATTGCTCTCGCGAAAATCAGTGACCTGTGCATCGGGAAGGATTCGCTCGATCTGTTTGCTCACCTGTGCAATGGAGGCGGACGGCGGCAATTTAAAAAGCAGGCGTTCTCCAGAGCGGCTGCCGGCCTGCAATAATCCCGTCTGAGCCAAAGCTGCACGAGTGATCATTACCCTCGGACCGAGGCTCATGGTTGCGCTCATCCGATCCGGTTCGCGGGCAAGAACAGCGGCAATTCGAAAGTCCTTGTTGCCAATGCGCAGCGTCTTCCCTACCGAAGTATGCAGTCGCACCAGCAGATCATCGACAACCACGACCGAGGAATCGGTGAGCGCCGATTTCAAATCGGCGCCAGAGTCGAGAACAGCAGCGCCGTAGAATGGATATCTGGCGGGGTCAACAGCCTTTAGCGAGATCAGCAGAGGCTGCGGATTCTCCGGAAGCCACGCCATTGTAACCATTTCCGTTACAGTTGTTTGTTGAAGCCCCCTGGCAGAGAGTTCGGCGAGGCGCTGATCCTCCTGCTCTGTTGGCTGGCGAAACATCCGCGCAGAAAGATCCGCAGCCATAATGGTGCGGGCTTCTGCCAGCAGTGTTCGCTGGAAAGACTCGCTGAATCCGCGTACGCCTGTGAGCGCAGCTACTCCGATGGCCACCGAGAGCACAACAAAGAAAAACTTGGCTCGCGACGCATGAAGTTCCCGCCACGCAATTCTTGATGCGACAGACCACGGCAAAGCAGGTTTCACGGTGGTCTTCATTTCAGAGGTTCTCCCGTCTCTCATCGGAGATGATCAGGCCATCTCGCAGCACAATCCTTCGGTCCGCACGATCTGCAATCGCAGGATCGTGGGTAACCAATACAAGGGTTGTGGAGGTTTCGCGGTTCCGATCCAACAAGAGAGACAGCACGTGTTCGCCATTCTTTGAGTCGAGATTTCCCGTCGGCTCATCGGCCATTACGATAGGCGGCTCCACGATGAAGGCACGGGCCAAAGCAACACGCTGCTGTTCTCCACCAGAAAGTTGGACCGGATAATGATGCATGCGATCTCCCAATCCAACGGAGGCGAGCAGATTTCTCGCGCGTGAAAGGCCGTCACCCGCCGCATTCAACTCGTAGGGAAGCAACACATTTTCGAGAGCCGTCAAAGTTGGAATCAATTGATAGGACTGAAACACGAAACCAATTTTCCGGCCTCGCACCTGGGCAAGCTCATTTTCTGCAAGCTGGCTGATGTCGGTCCCGTCCAGCAGTACCTGACCTTCCGTCGGCGAATCCAGGCCAGCCAGCAGGCCCAGCAGGGTGCTCTTGCCGCTACCCGAGGCGCCCATGATCGCGACGAACTCTCCGGCAGGAACGACGAGGTCGATTCCCTTCAATATGTCCACTGTTTTTGTGCCATTGCGAATCGACTTTTTCAAATCGCGAACTTCAATCATTCTGGCTGTCCCCTGTCTCTCGCCGCCTTTGCTAC
This genomic interval from Acidisarcina sp. contains the following:
- a CDS encoding FtsX-like permease family protein, with protein sequence MKTTVKPALPWSVASRIAWRELHASRAKFFFVVLSVAIGVAALTGVRGFSESFQRTLLAEARTIMAADLSARMFRQPTEQEDQRLAELSARGLQQTTVTEMVTMAWLPENPQPLLISLKAVDPARYPFYGAAVLDSGADLKSALTDSSVVVVDDLLVRLHTSVGKTLRIGNKDFRIAAVLAREPDRMSATMSLGPRVMITRAALAQTGLLQAGSRSGERLLFKLPPSASIAQVSKQIERILPDAQVTDFRESNPALTQGLERATALLSLICLVAMVLGAIGVAMAMRAHLQQRIDILAIMKSLGARSSDILRIYLFQTLLLGIAGGLLGVLAGMGVEWIFPAVLGKLLPMRPAFHLPMRSVLAALGTGILTTLLFCLPPLLDIRNVRPSLVLRRAVDGGSEGRPTLWQRVKNSRLQWIATALVLLGLGGIASALSDSFVIGKWFAIGLAAALVVLLTLASITLRVLRIVLSRTRLQLPAALRHGLANLYRPGNQSAAVLAALGTGVMLILTVFLMQKSVVREMKVSASPTTPNVFLIDISTQELDGVRSLLTRQPGVRGQLETLPVVSGRIATVDGVPIDQLKLANFPKRLLQSVALTWADQQPAGVKVLSGKWWNRESSASLAVSERIAQRLHLKVGSHLTLVSGERMLPLQVGAIFKSDGQHVYGRSEFIFQPTDLSGLPVVWYGAVHVDGSQVPAMQRALFAAYPTITVINIADVLDTIQGFVGQINGVIRFLAGFSMLSGVIILASSVASTRFRRIREVVVLKTLGARRGYIIKVFSTEFLVLGLLAGVVGAIFANLLSRILLHRLDVIYRFDLRSGVVAVLLTAILAVGTGWIASIHILGQKPLEVLREE
- a CDS encoding ABC transporter ATP-binding protein; translation: MIEVRDLKKSIRNGTKTVDILKGIDLVVPAGEFVAIMGASGSGKSTLLGLLAGLDSPTEGQVLLDGTDISQLAENELAQVRGRKIGFVFQSYQLIPTLTALENVLLPYELNAAGDGLSRARNLLASVGLGDRMHHYPVQLSGGEQQRVALARAFIVEPPIVMADEPTGNLDSKNGEHVLSLLLDRNRETSTTLVLVTHDPAIADRADRRIVLRDGLIISDERRENL